Proteins co-encoded in one Nitrospira sp. genomic window:
- the smbP gene encoding small metal-binding protein SmbP translates to MMKQNLLAVILTVAVGATSVLAGQAQAIQEHGKAMLRDAEEMVMHGGMGDGGAIIHHCGEVTKHATAILGLLPKGDEHGQAAAPFLKEAITHCKRVADMGDKVDPGASLNPATKARTAAREAMKHLSAMKDSGA, encoded by the coding sequence ATGATGAAGCAGAATCTCTTAGCCGTCATATTGACGGTGGCCGTCGGAGCGACGTCGGTCCTGGCAGGGCAGGCGCAGGCGATTCAAGAGCACGGCAAAGCGATGCTCCGTGACGCGGAGGAGATGGTCATGCACGGAGGCATGGGCGATGGCGGGGCGATCATCCACCATTGCGGCGAAGTGACGAAGCATGCGACGGCGATTCTCGGCCTCTTGCCCAAGGGAGATGAGCACGGCCAAGCGGCGGCGCCATTCCTCAAGGAGGCCATCACCCACTGTAAGCGGGTGGCGGACATGGGCGACAAGGTCGATCCAGGCGCGAGCTTGAATCCCGCCACGAAAGCGCGTACGGCGGCACGGGAAGCGATGAAGCATCTGTCGGCGATGAAAGATTCTGGCGCGTAG